The sequence CAGGCACCAGGCCAGGCACTCCTCCACTTTATAGATGGGAACGACAACGGAAATCTTGGGGGTAACCATAATCACTCGCTCCTACAGTGCGGCCGGAACGTCATCAGGGTGCGGGTTGTCGCCGTAGGTGCGCTGATACGTCAGCACGCGCCAGACCAGCGGCAGGCCGCCAATCTTAAAGTAGTGCTTAAACGTATTGAGCTTGCCCGGCTTCTTAAAGTCAAAGCGCGAATCGATATAGGCGCGGGGCGACTTGACCATCAGGCGCAAATCGGTCTCGCCGCGTGGATCAAACAGCGACAGGTCAAAGCGACCGGCATCCCAGTCGGCCTTGAGCTCGGGTGAAGCCTTCTCCCAAAACTGCCCACGCAGCTCATCGACCAGGCGCTCATCATTCCAACGGTACGTATCGACCTTCATGCGCATTAAAATGCCCTGGAGCTGAGCCTTGAGCTCGGGACGCTCGTCCAAAAAACGTTGCATCTCGGCATATTCGTCGCACACGCAAAACACCTTGTTGGGCGAATTAACGGAGCTCTTCTCGTTATCCTGGCGATAGCACAAAATGGGGTCCGCAATAAACGCGGCGCGCTCGGCGCAAGCCCAAACCTTAAAGTTAAAGCCTGCGTCCTGATACGAGGCACCCGGCGTGGGAAGGAACCGAATCTGATTGTCGTTGAGGAACTCGCGCCGATAGATAGCCGACCAAATGGAAGGTTTGCGGTAGAAGATGCCCGGGCGATCGACAGGGCGATACGCGGCGCCCGTCATATGCTCGTCGATAATCCCAAACAGCTCACGGCGCTCGCTGGGCGTGGACCAATACTGGTAAAAGTCGCCCTTCACCACATCGGCATGCTCAGCATCGGCCTTGGCGACCAGCTTTTGGAGCGAATCCTCAAACATAAAGTCGTCGGACTCCAGAATGCCCACGTATTCGCCGCATGCCATCTCCAGGCCGCGGTTCATCGAGTCGCCGTAGCCGCTGTTGGCTTTGTCGATCATCTTTACACGGGGGTCGCGCTCCATGTACTCGCGGATGATATTCGGCGAGCTATCAGTGGAACCGTCATTGATACAGATGATCTCGATGTCCTTGAGCGTCTGCGCCACGGCGGAATCGAGGCACTCGCGCAGATAGCGCTCGACATTGCAAATGGGGACAAGCAGCGAAACTTTAGGGGTATCAGAGTTCTGCAAGAGAACCTCCTGTTGAATAGCGTGTAACAGGGTTATTTTAGCAGCCGGGTTGCGGCGGGCGGCAGCGCTTGGAATTAGATAAAGCGCTCCAGACAGGCTTTGAGACCGCGAGTCGAAAGATAGAACAGCGTGGCGTCTGCCATCGAAACGCCCGAGGTCGCCGCAACGAGCTTGTGGGCAACACGCCGAACGGCGCCCTTAGCAGGCATATCCGCCCACGCCGTTCCCAAAAACGTCGTGAGATCCATGTTGACGCGAGCCGCCACGCGATAGAAACCATCGGCATCCAAGCGCGCCAGGTCGAACACAATTAGGTCTAAAAACCAAGTTATCAGCTCGCCGGGGCACAGGTCCAAAAGACCGTAGGCCGCCCAGTCCTCCAAGACCTCCTCGAGCATCCTCATGTGGGCGTCAAGCTTTTTGGCGCGAGCATCGGCACTGTTGAACTCGTGCGTCGCCGATTCACTCTCCATCACGTAGTGGTAGAACTTGTCCGGCATGACGACGGTCTTGCGGGCAAGCGCATAAGCCGCAAATTGGAAGACGACGTCCTCGCCCAAAGCCAAACCGGGGGCGAAGCGAATGCCTTCGCGATTGAGCAGCTCGCGTGAAAAAGCCGCGCGGCATGCATAGGGCTGTGCGTTTGCGTGGAACAGTAACTGGGGATCTCGTGCGCCAAAAATGCCCGCCTTGGGACTCATGAGTTGCTGGACGCGTTTGGGGGCAGCATCGGCGGGTTCACAGACACCGCCAAAAACGGCAGCCTCGGCATCTGCAGACTCCATGGCATGCAGCACGCGCTCGACCGTCTGGGCATCGATGTAATCGTCGGCGTCCACAAAAAAGACGGTCTCGCCCTCGGCGGCATCGATACCAGCATTTCGAGCACACGAGACGCCCGCGTTTTCCTGGTCAATCACCAGTACGTGATCGTCGGCCTGCGCGATCTGGCGCAACACGTTCAACGAATCATCAGTCGAACCGTCGTTGACGCAGACAACCTGAATCGAGCGCTCGGACTGGGCCAACAGCGAATCGAGACATCGCTGAATGGAGCGCGCAGAGTTGTAAACGGGGACGACAATGGTAGCTTTAGGACACGAGGCCTCTCCCATGCCGACCTACCCCCTCAGCGATTCGATGAGGAAGGCAGCAACCACGCCTGGGCCTCCAACCGAGGCGTAATACTTAGCACGCCCCAAGGCACCATCCGTCGCAAAACTCGGGTGCTCGTCAACCCAGCCCTCAGGATCTTTGAGGATGGCAGCGAGATTTGCGCGCTTCCACGGCTTGAGGTCGTCAAGCGAAAAGTCCCCGGCGTCCAAGGCCGCCTGAAATTCCTTGGCCATCTGCACCAGGAACTCCTTATAGAACTTAGGCGCCAGGCGCACGTAGTTCCACATGTACGAATCGTACTTAATGAGCTGATTGAACTTGAGCATGCGCGCGACATCGACGCTTGCGTGGTCGCGGGCATAATCCTCTCGAATCCAACGCTCAATCTCGGCATACTCGGTATTGACGCAAAAGACCTTAGCCGAAGAATTGACCGAGGAATTCTCGTTGTCCTGTCGATACGACAAAACAGCATCATGCAGGTAAACAGCCTTATCGGCGCACGCGATCACCTTAAAGGCGAATGACGTGTCCTGAAAGGATGCCCCCGGAGTCGGCAGGAACTTAATGCCGTTGCGCTCAAGAAAATCGCGACGGTACACTGCCGACCAAATCGACGGCTTTTGCTTAAAGAACTGCGTCGTGTCGCTCGGGTGCACCGGCTTACCGCAGTCCTTGGCCTTAAACATCTCGTGCAGTGAACGGCGCTCCTCGGGCTTAGACCAGTAGAAATCAAAGTTCGCCTTCGCAAAGTCGGCATTATTGCTATCGGCGGCCGAGACAAGCTTTTCGAGTGCGTCGGGCGCCATAAAGTCATCGGACTCCAAGATGCCAACGTACTTGCCACGCGCCATCTCCAGACCGTGGTTCATCGAGTCGCCGTAGCCGCTGTTGGCCTTGTCGATCATCTTGACGCGCCTATCGCGCTCCATATACTCGCGGATAATCGCCGGCGAGTTGTCGGTCGACCCGTCGTTAATGCAGATGATCTCAATATCCTTGAGCGTCTGCGCCAGGGCGGAATCGAGGCACTCGCGCAGGTAGCGCTGAACATTGTAAATGGGAATAAGCAGCGACAGAACAGGGCTGCCAGAGGCGTTAGTAGACAAATGTGCTCCTTAGGAAATACCTGTCGTTTCATGGTATCAAAGGGTCAGCGCGCCAGCGGGCGTTTATATAATCTATGGAGCCTCTTGCGGGCAAAGCAGCCCCACGTCATGCGGCGGGCCCATGGCAGGTTCCTGCGTTTTATTCAAAGCTTGCCGTCAAGGTGCGCCGAGCCTTTACAATAGGACAGTCCCAAGGACGTATTCGATAGCTTCCGCGCAGCGCTCGCCCGCCGCGCGTGAAAGGATATATTGCCCCATGCCTTCAACCCTTCCCGCTCCCATCGACAAGCTCGCCATCGTCGTCGTAACGTACAAGCGCCAGGAACTCCTGGCCAACTTGTTCGACTCCATGACCGAGCTCACGGCAGCGCCCTGGCGCATCGTGATTGTCGATAACGAAAATTCGCGCGAGACCGAGGCCATGTGCTCCGCATTCAACGAGCGCCTGGCCAACCTGTGGGGCATCGACACCGAGCAGCCCGACGCGCAGGGCGGCACCGACCGTGTCATCTACGCCCCGCAGCTCGAAAACGGCGGCGGTGCGGGCGGCTTCTCCGCCGGCACCAAATGCGCCTACGACCTGGGCGCCCAGTGGTTCTGGGTGATGGACGACGACGTGCTCGTCATCCCCGAAGGCATCGAGCGTCTTGCCAAGTGGACCGACCGCTACGATGTCATCCAGGGTTCGCGCCTGGACTTTGACGGCGGCGCTTTCTTTTGGCAGTACCAGCTCATCCTTTCGCTCGGCATCCCTAACCCCATCGCCAAGTGGGATCTGGGTCCCGAGGGCTACCGCGCCATGAACCAGCTGTGCTTTGAGGGCGGCATGTTCTCGCGCCGCGTGGTCGACAAGATTGGCCTGCCCGACGCGCGCTTCTTTATCTACGGCGACGATGCCTGCTACGGCTACGTAGCCAGCCAGCACTTCCCCGCCGCCGTGGTCGCCGACGTGGTGCTCAAGCGCGCCCGTGCCGTCTCTAACTGGGATATCGCCGGCAAACGCCAGCTCAACTCTACGAGCGACACCAACCGCTACTACATCATGCGCAACCGAGGCTTCCTCGCTCGCTATATGCAGATCTACGGTGACTACCACCCCATGTTGTTCCGCCTGGGCAATGCCGCGACCTTCTGCAAGGAATTCATTCGCCTGGCCGCCGTTGACAAGTGCTTTAAGACCGGTATTCCGGCGCTGCGACGCGGCATGAAGGACGCCCGCAAGATCGTTAAGGATCCCAACTGGAAGCCCATGCCGCCCATGAAGGACACGGAGTAACAGAAGCCGGAAACACCTCAGCGCTTAAAGCCGCTGGTGCACCGTAGCCACATGCTGTCCATCAAACCCAAACCCCCAGCGCATGCGGCCAACGCCGGGTCGCGGCACACGGATTTCGTCGATGCCGTCGCGCTCTATGTCGAGTAGCGACTGCACGGCCAGCAATTCCAGGCCCAGCGCATCCACATCGGGGTCATACATCAAGTTAATCGTTATCAGCGGTCGCTCGTCCAGCATGCCAATCGTGTCTGCTACGTCGAACACAGCACCCGTAGGGAAAACCTGGATGTCCCAGCGACCCGCGCCACACTTTCGCCTCGAGGCAGGATTGGCATAGCCCGGCAAGCCAAAGCAGAGCCCCTGCAAGAGCAGATGATATGGCGGCGGCTTATCTGGGTCGGTCTCACCGATTCCCGCATCCCCCAGGATGCGGCTTAGCGCCCGCCTCACGGTATCCTCGTTCCCACGGCACAGCCCGTCGCGAAACGCATCGACGTCTCGAATGTCTTCGGCAGCGCACTCAAACCACTCAACAATTACTAGACGCAAGACCTGGCGAAGCTCTTTATTGGGCAATCGCAAAACACGGAGGCGATCGCCATGCTCTGGCTCCTCAGTCATATCTGTCGTCAGGAAACCGGACAGATACAGCGCTGTCCACATGCCATCGTCAGGCGAGACATCTGGCTCTGCAGTGCCCAAACAAAGCGGGACCTCAGCGCACCCATGGGCCTCGAGCAAATCAAACAAGACCGAAAGGCGGTCGAGATTCCACCCGGCAACTACCCTACTCAGGCAATCGGCATATCCATACAGATCGGCACGCACAGGCGCCGCGCAGCCTCGGTCCAGAAAACCGATCACACGCTCTGGACTCGAGCAATAGGCCCTGCCAAACCGATACCCCTCGAGCCATTCACGCGCATCATTCAGGTATTCCTCGCGCCCAGCATGATTCAAAAGAGCCTCGACCTCGGCATCCGAAAAACCGAACCAACGGTCACACCACGCCGACAGCGGCGTCGTCAGACAATACGAGCAGCCGCGCGAAGAAAGCGCCGCTTCGGCAGGACCGGGACACTCCCCCATCAGACACGTCAGCCGCAACGAATCGCGCGCAGTGGCAATGGCGTCAAACAGCGCACGGTCAAGTAGTTCTGCCGGATCGGCGTCGGAAGCGTCCCTCGCGCTCGCACGGCGAGACCACGCCGCATCGTACCCATCAACGAGCAATACAACCTGCTCATCGCAGGCAATCTCCAGCAGCTCTATGAGCACACCGAGCACCGAGTCAACCTCGTCCGCGCTCGCCACGCCACGCGCGACACGTTCGATGTGACGCACCTTATCTCGAGCTAAATCCGGAGCCTCCAAGAGCGCCAACAAGCGAGCGCACTCGCCCGAAAGGGCATCGCGCACGACGCCGGCAACAGCGGGGCCACGCCTCCCAGCGCCAGAAAAGTCCAGCGATATCACCGGATAGCAAGCATACTCATCCCGATAGCGCCCGCCGTTCGCATCCCAAATCTGAGCATCGGCAAACAAACGCTGACCAGAGCGACCGACCGCTGGACGCTCCAGAAAAGCCCTGAGCATCGACAAGTTCATGCTCTTGCCAAAACCCTCGGGTCGACAGCACACCACAACGGACGCGTCGCAGTCCAACACATCGGCAATAAACATGGTCTTGTCAACCAGCATGCAACGACCAATGGCATCGGCAAAATCATGCACACCGACCGGCAAAACCGCATCATCGACATGGTTGACAAGCCGTACGCCAAAAGTATCGTCACTGTTGCAATACTCCTGTTCAGACACCGTAACTTCTCCCTAAAACGCAGCACGAAGCCCATTGTAGCGAGCAGTTCAAGTGCAACGCTGGATCCGTGCAAAGGCATCGGGCAACGGTAGGAACAAAGGCCTTGAGGGGGCATAACAAATCGTTGTGCAACAAAATGGGGCCCGATGCAACTGCACCGGCCCCCATTGCGAATCTTTAGTTGTCGGGCAACCGAAAGGGACTACTCCTCGGAGTCGTTCTGCCCAGCAGCCTTCTTTTGCTGATCGAGCTTATGCTTGCCACTCACAATAGACGTGGCACCCAGCGTGGCCAAGCTTGCACTGGCAAGGCTCGCCATCACGATGAGGTCGCCCGTCTTGGGCATGATGCCGCCCGAGGTCTTAGTGGTGGTAGTCGTCGTGGGCACCGTATTGGAGTCATTTTGCTCCTGGTTCTGGTTGTCGGTGTTGCCCTTACCGCCGTCCTCGCCCTGCGGCTTTCCGTCGTCGGTTTTGCTCTTTTCCTCGTCCTTCTTCTGAGCGGACTTCTCGCCCTTTTCCTCAGAGCTAATACCCTTATCGGACTCGGTCTTCTCGGAATCATCGCCCTTGGAGTCGCCCTTTGCGACCTCGGTCTTTTCCGTGGAAACCTGGTCAGAATTGTTCTTGTCAGGAGACAAGCTGCTTGCGCCAGCCATCAGCGAGGAACCAAACGTGTAGCCAAGCTGCACAACGAAAGAGGGCTTCTTGCCCGTCGAAGTAACGGGCGCGTCCGGCGCCTTATTCGAGTCGCCCTTGGAAGCACCAGAATCAGAAGCGGCGCCAGAGTTAGAGTCATTGCTAGAACCAGTATCGGCGGAAGAATCGCTCGAGCCAGTGGAGGAGTCGGAGGAACCAGCGTCAGTCGAACCAGAGGCGGCACTGTCCGTATTGCCGGCAGAGCTTGAAGACGAATCGCCCGCAGCAGAGCCGTTGGAATCGGAGCCGCTCGAGGTAGAGCCGTCGTTGGCAACGTCACCAGCAGAGCCATCGCCTCCAGCATCGGTCGAGGGCGTATCCATCTTGTCATCGTTGGCATCGTCGCTCGAGTCGTCATTCGAATCAGGCGTCGGCGAAGGTGCCGGCGTGGGCTCGGGCTGCACGGGCTCCACAGGCGTTGCCGCGGCAGCCTCGTCCTCGGCAATATAGACCAGACAATCCTTGAGCTCATTGCGGTAGCGGTTCTTCCAGCCCTCGTGATACTGGGGCTGGCTTGCATACTTGGTCGCCACGTTATTGACCACGCTGTTGGAAAGCGCCGTCACAAACTCGCGGTCCGTCATGCTGTTGGAAAGGTTTGCCCAGCGGAAGAAGTCTCTGCAGCCACCGGTGCCGCACATGTTGGTGATACTCCACACCATGCCCTTGACGCAGTCGGCGCGGCCGGAGATGTCAATGCCAAGAGCGCTCTTGAACCACGCCTCGGTCACCGCATAGTAGGAGTTGTACGCATAGGCATCCTGCAGCGCCGAGAACTCAGTCGGATCGGTGTTGTAAGCACCCAGGAAGGCATCCTGCGCGATGCGGCCCAGCTCGGTGAGCTGGCCGTTCGCATACATGGGGTTTTTCGCGTTGGAAATCTCGCTGCCGCGATCGATCGCAGCCTTAAGCATGCCGTACTTGGCAGAATCGTAGTTATAGACCTGCTTCATAAACGGAATGAGCGACCAACGACGGTCGAACTGGTAATAACCCAGCGCGTTATAGCCGTCGCCATACGAAAAGCCCTGGTTATAGTTGCCGTGGCTCTCATATTTGGTGAAGTACTTCATCTCGGCAGTCACGTTGACAAACGAGACCCCCTGAACCGACCTCAGCACGCCCGAAAAAGACTGCTGGGTGTAAAGGCCTTTGTCGATATCGGTGGCATCCGAGGCAACACCCGGCGTGGGCTCCTCGGCAACAGCAGTCACAGGCGCGGCAACGGCGCCAAACGAAAGCGCCAGCGTCAGGCCCGCCACAATCGCGGAATGCTTGGGCTGCATAAGATCCTCCCTGCATTGGTGTAGTTAAAGTGCAGTTTGCAAAGATAAATCTAAGTATTGCAGCTCGCCCGCCGTTGCACAACAGCCCCTCGGTAAACGGCAACGACCCTCCGCGAAATCTTAAGGAATTAAACAAACTGGTCGTCGGGCGCCATCAGAAGCTCGCCGTAACGCTCCATCAGTCCGTCCCTCAACTGACAGAAAGCGGGAATATAGGCGTTCAAGATGCGCCGAATCAAATCTTGAGCGAGCTTGTTGTCATAGATATGAACGTTCGTATTGCGGTCTCTGAGCATATCTAGCCAGGCTGCCTCATCAATAAAGTCATAGAATCGGTAGGACTCCTTCAAGATGGCACGAGGAGACCCCGACGCGGCAAGCGTGGCACCCTCATACTCGAGCAGACGCTTAAGGAGCTTCCAGCTCAGTTCAAATTGAAGATTGAACTTATTAATCAATCCACTCTGAACAAAATCATTATTGAGATCCTGATTGGGCGCATCCTCAAGATTCGCCAAAGCGCTGGCAAAGTTCTCATATTTTTTCATACAGGACCACACCATCCCTAGCTATTTCATCGAGCAACGACTGCGATGCGGGCTCATCGAGATTGACGACGTCTACATCTAAAAGAGTATCAAGACGCTCCTCAATCAAATATGAGAAACGGCCGAAATCCCGGCAACCTGCTACAGCAATATCAATATCGCTCTTAGGCAAGTTGTCGCCTCGAGCACGGGAACCAAACAGCACAACCTTATCGGCGTCACATTCCCGAGCAAAAACTTCAATTTGCTTATACACCTTGTCGAGAGATGCCATTTGCAGCCCTACAGCTTAATGTCAAAGTTGATCTCGGGGACGGCGGCCAGGTCGGCCAGCGTCACGCCGTCGACGTACTTTTCGATCACGTCGTCCAGACCGCGCCAGAACTTGACGGTCGAGCAAAGATCACTGCGGGTACAGCTGTTGTCGATGCCATCGCACGCCACCGGAGCCGTGCTGCCCTCA is a genomic window of Collinsella aerofaciens containing:
- a CDS encoding glycosyltransferase family 2 protein, which gives rise to MQNSDTPKVSLLVPICNVERYLRECLDSAVAQTLKDIEIICINDGSTDSSPNIIREYMERDPRVKMIDKANSGYGDSMNRGLEMACGEYVGILESDDFMFEDSLQKLVAKADAEHADVVKGDFYQYWSTPSERRELFGIIDEHMTGAAYRPVDRPGIFYRKPSIWSAIYRREFLNDNQIRFLPTPGASYQDAGFNFKVWACAERAAFIADPILCYRQDNEKSSVNSPNKVFCVCDEYAEMQRFLDERPELKAQLQGILMRMKVDTYRWNDERLVDELRGQFWEKASPELKADWDAGRFDLSLFDPRGETDLRLMVKSPRAYIDSRFDFKKPGKLNTFKHYFKIGGLPLVWRVLTYQRTYGDNPHPDDVPAAL
- a CDS encoding glycosyltransferase family 2 protein; its protein translation is MGEASCPKATIVVPVYNSARSIQRCLDSLLAQSERSIQVVCVNDGSTDDSLNVLRQIAQADDHVLVIDQENAGVSCARNAGIDAAEGETVFFVDADDYIDAQTVERVLHAMESADAEAAVFGGVCEPADAAPKRVQQLMSPKAGIFGARDPQLLFHANAQPYACRAAFSRELLNREGIRFAPGLALGEDVVFQFAAYALARKTVVMPDKFYHYVMESESATHEFNSADARAKKLDAHMRMLEEVLEDWAAYGLLDLCPGELITWFLDLIVFDLARLDADGFYRVAARVNMDLTTFLGTAWADMPAKGAVRRVAHKLVAATSGVSMADATLFYLSTRGLKACLERFI
- a CDS encoding glycosyltransferase family 2 protein, yielding MSTNASGSPVLSLLIPIYNVQRYLRECLDSALAQTLKDIEIICINDGSTDNSPAIIREYMERDRRVKMIDKANSGYGDSMNHGLEMARGKYVGILESDDFMAPDALEKLVSAADSNNADFAKANFDFYWSKPEERRSLHEMFKAKDCGKPVHPSDTTQFFKQKPSIWSAVYRRDFLERNGIKFLPTPGASFQDTSFAFKVIACADKAVYLHDAVLSYRQDNENSSVNSSAKVFCVNTEYAEIERWIREDYARDHASVDVARMLKFNQLIKYDSYMWNYVRLAPKFYKEFLVQMAKEFQAALDAGDFSLDDLKPWKRANLAAILKDPEGWVDEHPSFATDGALGRAKYYASVGGPGVVAAFLIESLRG
- a CDS encoding glycosyltransferase → MPSTLPAPIDKLAIVVVTYKRQELLANLFDSMTELTAAPWRIVIVDNENSRETEAMCSAFNERLANLWGIDTEQPDAQGGTDRVIYAPQLENGGGAGGFSAGTKCAYDLGAQWFWVMDDDVLVIPEGIERLAKWTDRYDVIQGSRLDFDGGAFFWQYQLILSLGIPNPIAKWDLGPEGYRAMNQLCFEGGMFSRRVVDKIGLPDARFFIYGDDACYGYVASQHFPAAVVADVVLKRARAVSNWDIAGKRQLNSTSDTNRYYIMRNRGFLARYMQIYGDYHPMLFRLGNAATFCKEFIRLAAVDKCFKTGIPALRRGMKDARKIVKDPNWKPMPPMKDTE
- a CDS encoding AAA family ATPase gives rise to the protein MSEQEYCNSDDTFGVRLVNHVDDAVLPVGVHDFADAIGRCMLVDKTMFIADVLDCDASVVVCCRPEGFGKSMNLSMLRAFLERPAVGRSGQRLFADAQIWDANGGRYRDEYACYPVISLDFSGAGRRGPAVAGVVRDALSGECARLLALLEAPDLARDKVRHIERVARGVASADEVDSVLGVLIELLEIACDEQVVLLVDGYDAAWSRRASARDASDADPAELLDRALFDAIATARDSLRLTCLMGECPGPAEAALSSRGCSYCLTTPLSAWCDRWFGFSDAEVEALLNHAGREEYLNDAREWLEGYRFGRAYCSSPERVIGFLDRGCAAPVRADLYGYADCLSRVVAGWNLDRLSVLFDLLEAHGCAEVPLCLGTAEPDVSPDDGMWTALYLSGFLTTDMTEEPEHGDRLRVLRLPNKELRQVLRLVIVEWFECAAEDIRDVDAFRDGLCRGNEDTVRRALSRILGDAGIGETDPDKPPPYHLLLQGLCFGLPGYANPASRRKCGAGRWDIQVFPTGAVFDVADTIGMLDERPLITINLMYDPDVDALGLELLAVQSLLDIERDGIDEIRVPRPGVGRMRWGFGFDGQHVATVHQRL
- a CDS encoding HI0074 family nucleotidyltransferase substrate-binding subunit, encoding MKKYENFASALANLEDAPNQDLNNDFVQSGLINKFNLQFELSWKLLKRLLEYEGATLAASGSPRAILKESYRFYDFIDEAAWLDMLRDRNTNVHIYDNKLAQDLIRRILNAYIPAFCQLRDGLMERYGELLMAPDDQFV
- a CDS encoding nucleotidyltransferase family protein encodes the protein MASLDKVYKQIEVFARECDADKVVLFGSRARGDNLPKSDIDIAVAGCRDFGRFSYLIEERLDTLLDVDVVNLDEPASQSLLDEIARDGVVLYEKI